The following proteins come from a genomic window of Halomarina ordinaria:
- a CDS encoding heterodisulfide reductase-related iron-sulfur binding cluster: MTYPLQGGTEVTRETFWLIGPVGELVFYYLAVLTIAVFLWGVYDRFARYARGSADPFDRLSDLPGRIARSAKAVGSNEKLFDRDFVGGVMHAFILWGFLTLLIGTTILAIDMDIWTKALGQPSFFVGDFYLSYSLVMDAMGLLFVVGLGVALYRRYVVNKERLWGKHTDWEDAFLVWTLFFLGVGGYLVEGIRILGTGFPDFETVSFVGWFVADVLRVAGMDEAMARAVYPLTWWSHALLAFVFIAAVPYAKPFHMISSFANVVTHDEMAGQRLPGIPADFEHTNAESIDDFTWKELLDQDACTKCGRCSSVCPAKASGRPLDPRDVILDLKAYRESLDAGGEERPIVADGGSVIDTETMESCMACMACMDACPVDIEHLNSFTRMNRQMTDEGAIKPSMQEVFQNVMQKGNTFGDPARKRADWTDDLDFEVTDAREETVEYLWYVGDYPSFDDRNKRVARSLATLFEHADASVGILYDDEVYDGNDIRRVGEEFLYLEQAGTLIESFEACDFEKLVCTDPHSYNTFKNEYPEVDFEEFADDPMMDFDIEGFWNAEGEVEVYHYTQVVQELVAEGRLPLSGTELDYTVTYHDPCHLGRYNDEYEAPRDLVRATGCALHEMPRNRANSFCCGGGGGGLWMDLEEDTKPSEERLREALEDTDAGASVEKFVVACPMCLTMYEDGRKTGGFEEHIEIVGLSELLAEAVEAGGTAAQPSTSESAAPADD; this comes from the coding sequence ATGACATACCCGCTACAGGGAGGGACGGAGGTGACGCGCGAGACGTTCTGGCTCATCGGTCCGGTCGGTGAGCTGGTGTTCTACTACCTCGCGGTTCTCACCATCGCCGTCTTCCTCTGGGGGGTCTACGACCGCTTCGCCCGCTACGCGCGGGGGAGCGCCGACCCCTTCGACCGCCTGAGTGACCTGCCCGGCCGCATCGCCCGCTCCGCGAAGGCCGTCGGGTCGAACGAGAAGCTCTTCGACCGCGACTTCGTCGGCGGCGTGATGCACGCGTTCATCCTCTGGGGCTTCCTGACGCTGCTCATCGGGACGACCATCCTCGCCATCGACATGGACATCTGGACGAAGGCGCTCGGTCAGCCCTCCTTCTTCGTCGGTGACTTCTACCTCTCGTACTCGCTGGTGATGGACGCGATGGGGCTGCTGTTCGTCGTCGGCCTCGGCGTCGCGCTCTACCGGCGCTACGTCGTCAACAAGGAGCGCCTCTGGGGGAAACACACCGACTGGGAGGACGCCTTCCTCGTCTGGACGCTGTTCTTCCTCGGCGTCGGCGGCTACCTCGTCGAGGGGATTCGCATCCTCGGGACGGGCTTTCCCGACTTCGAGACGGTGAGCTTCGTCGGCTGGTTCGTCGCCGACGTCCTCCGCGTCGCCGGCATGGACGAGGCGATGGCGCGGGCCGTCTACCCCCTCACGTGGTGGTCGCACGCGCTGCTCGCGTTCGTCTTCATCGCGGCCGTCCCCTACGCGAAGCCGTTCCACATGATATCGAGTTTCGCCAACGTCGTCACGCACGACGAGATGGCCGGCCAGCGCCTGCCCGGCATCCCGGCGGACTTCGAACACACCAACGCCGAGTCCATCGACGACTTCACCTGGAAGGAACTGCTCGACCAGGACGCCTGTACGAAGTGCGGGCGCTGTTCGTCGGTCTGTCCGGCGAAGGCGTCCGGCCGGCCGCTCGACCCGCGCGACGTCATCCTCGACCTGAAGGCGTACCGCGAGTCGCTCGACGCCGGCGGCGAGGAGCGACCCATCGTCGCCGACGGCGGCTCCGTCATTGACACGGAGACGATGGAGTCGTGTATGGCCTGCATGGCCTGCATGGACGCCTGCCCGGTCGACATCGAGCACCTCAACTCCTTCACGCGGATGAACCGCCAGATGACCGACGAGGGGGCCATCAAGCCGAGCATGCAGGAGGTCTTCCAGAACGTGATGCAGAAGGGCAACACGTTCGGCGACCCCGCACGCAAGCGCGCCGACTGGACCGACGACCTCGACTTCGAGGTGACCGACGCCCGCGAGGAGACGGTCGAGTACCTCTGGTACGTCGGCGACTACCCGAGCTTCGACGACCGCAACAAGCGCGTCGCCCGCTCGCTGGCCACGCTGTTCGAACACGCCGACGCCTCCGTCGGCATCCTCTACGACGACGAGGTGTACGACGGTAACGACATCCGGCGCGTCGGCGAGGAGTTCCTCTACCTCGAACAGGCCGGCACGCTCATCGAGTCCTTCGAGGCCTGCGACTTCGAGAAGCTGGTCTGCACCGACCCCCACTCCTACAACACGTTCAAGAACGAGTACCCGGAGGTCGACTTCGAGGAGTTCGCCGACGACCCGATGATGGACTTCGACATCGAGGGCTTCTGGAACGCCGAGGGGGAGGTGGAGGTGTATCACTACACGCAGGTCGTCCAGGAACTCGTCGCCGAGGGCCGCCTCCCGCTGTCGGGGACGGAACTCGACTACACCGTCACCTACCACGACCCCTGTCACCTCGGGCGGTACAACGACGAGTACGAGGCGCCCCGCGACCTCGTGCGCGCGACGGGCTGTGCCCTCCACGAGATGCCGCGTAACCGCGCCAACTCCTTCTGCTGTGGCGGCGGCGGCGGCGGCCTCTGGATGGACCTGGAGGAGGACACCAAACCCTCGGAGGAACGCCTCCGCGAGGCGCTCGAGGACACCGACGCGGGCGCGAGCGTCGAGAAGTTCGTCGTCGCCTGCCCGATGTGCCTGACGATGTACGAGGACGGCCGCAAGACCGGCGGCTTCGAGGAGCACATCGAAATCGTCGGCCTCTCGGAACTGCTCGCCGAGGCCGTCGAGGCCGGCGGAACCGCCGCACAGCCCTCGACGTCGGAGTCGGCCGCCCCCGCCGACGACTGA
- the hemB gene encoding porphobilinogen synthase — protein MDLTHRPRRLRTDGIRPLVRETTLSPSDLIAPVFVDATTDERVPIGSMPGHVRVPVSGIVDRVEEVLETGVEAVMLFGIPESKDEVGSRAYAEDGVVQRAMRAVSEETDAYVVGDVCLCEYTSHGHCGVLTDEARGRWERLHRGDDPAHVTDSSLTVENDRTLDLLARTAVSQADAGADMVAPSSMTDGMVGAIRAALDDAGHEDVPVMSYAAKFESAFYGPFRDAADGAPAFGDRSHYQMDPANAREAMREVRLDVEQGADVLMVKPALPYLDVVRAVRETYDHPVAAYNVSGEYAMLHAAAEKGWLDLDAVARESVLSIKRAGADLVVTYFAERLAEDLSTP, from the coding sequence ATGGACCTCACTCACCGCCCCCGCCGGCTCCGGACCGACGGGATTCGGCCGCTGGTGCGCGAGACGACGCTGTCGCCGTCGGACCTCATCGCCCCCGTCTTCGTCGACGCGACGACCGACGAGCGCGTCCCCATCGGGTCGATGCCCGGGCACGTCCGGGTCCCCGTCTCGGGCATCGTCGACCGCGTCGAGGAGGTGCTGGAGACGGGCGTCGAGGCCGTCATGCTGTTCGGCATCCCCGAGTCGAAGGACGAGGTCGGGTCGCGCGCCTACGCCGAGGACGGCGTCGTCCAGCGGGCGATGCGCGCCGTGAGCGAGGAGACCGACGCCTACGTCGTCGGCGACGTCTGTCTCTGTGAGTACACGAGCCACGGCCACTGCGGCGTGCTCACCGACGAGGCCCGCGGGCGGTGGGAGCGCCTCCACCGCGGCGACGACCCGGCGCACGTCACCGACTCGTCGCTCACCGTCGAGAACGACCGGACGCTCGACCTGCTCGCGCGCACGGCCGTGTCGCAGGCCGACGCGGGCGCGGACATGGTCGCCCCCTCCAGCATGACCGACGGGATGGTCGGCGCGATTCGGGCGGCGCTCGACGACGCGGGCCACGAGGACGTCCCGGTGATGAGCTACGCCGCGAAGTTCGAGTCGGCGTTCTACGGCCCGTTCCGCGACGCCGCCGACGGCGCGCCCGCCTTCGGCGACCGGAGCCACTACCAGATGGACCCCGCGAACGCCCGCGAGGCGATGCGCGAGGTGCGCCTCGACGTCGAACAGGGCGCGGACGTGCTGATGGTCAAACCAGCGCTCCCCTACCTCGACGTGGTCCGGGCCGTCCGCGAGACGTACGACCACCCCGTCGCCGCCTACAACGTCAGCGGGGAGTACGCCATGCTCCACGCCGCCGCCGAGAAGGGGTGGCTCGACCTCGACGCCGTCGCCCGCGAGTCGGTCCTCTCCATCAAGCGCGCCGGGGCCGACCTGGTGGTGACGTACTTCGCCGAACGTCTCGCCGAG
- a CDS encoding energy-coupling factor transporter transmembrane component T family protein, whose translation MSTYTPGESFAHRLDPRSKLAVQAGFAVAALAHTTVPGLAVLTGVCAAILLAARTHPARALADLRLLLPFLVLLPVVEGATLGPPWFSVADARAPALASYRTLLVVLVSVAYVRTTPVRESRAAVQRLVPGKPGRVLGTGVALVFRNLAVFRGDLRRAREASAARLGDERPLVDRMRLVATAGLARALGRTETLSLAMRARCLSWNPTLPPLALARVDVPVLALACTLFTWGLL comes from the coding sequence GTGTCGACCTACACCCCCGGCGAGTCGTTCGCCCACCGCCTCGACCCCCGGAGCAAACTCGCCGTCCAGGCGGGCTTCGCCGTCGCCGCGCTGGCACACACGACCGTCCCGGGACTCGCGGTCCTGACCGGGGTCTGTGCAGCGATACTCCTCGCCGCCCGGACGCACCCGGCGCGCGCGCTCGCGGACCTCCGGCTGTTGCTCCCCTTCCTCGTCCTCCTGCCGGTGGTCGAGGGAGCCACGCTGGGGCCGCCGTGGTTCTCGGTCGCCGACGCTCGCGCGCCCGCCCTCGCCAGCTACCGGACGCTGCTGGTCGTCCTCGTGAGCGTCGCGTACGTCCGGACGACGCCCGTCAGGGAGTCACGGGCGGCGGTCCAGCGACTCGTCCCCGGTAAGCCCGGTCGGGTCCTCGGGACGGGTGTCGCGCTCGTCTTCCGGAACCTCGCGGTGTTCCGGGGTGACCTCCGGCGCGCCCGCGAGGCGTCGGCGGCGCGACTGGGGGACGAACGCCCGCTCGTCGACCGGATGCGTCTCGTGGCGACGGCGGGGCTGGCGCGCGCGCTCGGACGGACCGAGACGCTCTCGCTCGCCATGCGCGCGCGCTGTCTCTCGTGGAACCCCACGCTCCCGCCGCTCGCCCTCGCGCGCGTGGACGTGCCGGTGCTCGCGCTCGCGTGTACCCTGTTCACCTGGGGGCTGCTCTGA